The Mycobacterium riyadhense sequence CCGTTGGCGTTGCCGGCCGTGGGTGGGGTGCGGTTGCAGGTCGTCGTTGGGGCCCTTGATGACTCGGGGCAACGGGCGGTGTCGGTGTATTCACGCGCTGCTGAGTCGGATTCGGAATGGGTACTGCACGCCCAGGGCGTGCTGGGGGTGACGCCGGTTGCGCCGTCAGCGGGTTTGTCGTTCTGGCCGCCGGCGGGTGCTGCCGCGGTGGACATTGATGGTGCGTATGACCGGTTAGCTGGACGTGGCTATGAGTATGGTCCAGCGTTTCGGGGCTTGACCGCCATGTGGCAGCGGGATTCTGAGGTCTTCGCTGAGGTCGCGGTCCCCGCGGGGGCTGATGTCACCACGGCCGGCTTCGGCATTCACCCCGTGGTGTTGGATTCGGCTCTGCACGCACTGGGGATGGTTGACAAGCAGGAATCGACGATGTTGCCGTTTTCGTGGCAAGGGGTGTCGTTGCATGCCGCGGGTGCCTCGCGGGTGCGGGTGCGGATTGCGCCGGCCGGAGATGGGGCGGTGTCCGTGGAATTGGCTGACGCAGCGGGGGGGCCGGTGCTTTCGGTGCAGGCACTGGTCATGCGTGCGGTGTCGGCTCAGCAGTTGTCGACGGTGGTCGCTGGTGCCGATGCGGCGAGTCGCGGGCTCCTCGAGGTGGTGTGGTCGCCGGTGTCGTCTGCCGGCAACGACCTCGGAACAGACGCCGAAGTCTTCGAGTTGGGGCCCGCTGAGGGGACCGTGGAGTCGGTGCATTCGGCTGTCCATCGGGTGTTGGAGGCGTTGCAGTCCTGGTTGGCCGAGGAGCGAGCCGGGCTATTGGTGGTGCTGACGCGCCGGGCGGTGGGGATCGCCGGTGACGATGGCACCGATTTGGGCGGCGCTGCCGTGTGGGGGTTGGTGCGGTCTGCTCAAGCTGAGCATCCGGATCGAGTGGTGTTAGTCGATTCCGATGATTCGCTCAATGTCAGAGATGTAATCGGTTGCGGTGAACCACAATTAGTGATTCGTGCCGGCAAGGCGTACGCCGCTCGGCTACGGCCGCTGAGCCAGCCGCCGGTGTTGCGGGTGCCTGACGACCAGTGGCGCCTAGTCGCAGGCGGCGGCGGGACGTTGGAGGACTTGGCATTGGTGCCATCTCCAGCGGCGGAGTTGGCGCCCGGGCAGGTGCGGGTGGCAGTGCAAGCGATGGGGGTCAATTTCCGGGACGTGTTGGTGGCGTTGGGGATGTACCCGGGTGCGGCGGAGTTGGGAGCCGAGGGGGCCGGCGTGGTCACCGAAGTCGGTTCGGGAGTGGCGACCTTGACTGTTGGCGAACCGGTGATGGGGTTATTGGGGCTGGCCGGCTCCGAGGCGGTGGTGGACGCGCGGCTGGTTACGAGGGTGCCCACGGGCTGGCGACTAACCGAAGCGGCAGGTACGCCGGTGGTGTTCTTGACGGCCTACTACGCGCTGCGCGTGTTGGCGGACGTGCGGTCGGGGGAATCGGTGTTGGTGCACGCCGCTGCGGGCGGGGTGGGAATGGCGGCGGTGCAGCTCGCTCGGTTGTGGGGTTTGGAGGTGTTCGCCACCGCCAGTCGTGGCAAGTGGGACACGTTGCGGGCCATGGGGTTTGACGACACGCACATCGCCGATTCGCGCACCCTGGCGTTCGAGGATAAATTCCTTCTAGCCACCCAAGGCCGCGGAGTGGATGTCGTGCTCAACTCGCTAGCCGGCGAGTTCAACGATGCGTCATTGCGGCTGCTGCGGCGGGGGGGCCGCTTCATCGAGATGGGCAAGACCGACATCCGGGACCCGCAGGTCATCGCCCAGGCTCATCGCGGAGTGGTCTATCGGGCTTTTGATCTGATGGAGGCCGGCCCGCAGCGCATTGAGCAGATGTTGGCCGAATTGGTCGCACTATTCAAAGCTGGTTCGTTGCACCGACTTCCGGTCCGGTCCTGGGATGTGCGGTACGCCCCGGAGGCCTACCGTTTCCTCAGCCAAGCACGTCATGTCGGCAAGGTGGTCCTGACCATGCCGGACGCCTGGGCCGCGGGAACGGTATTGATCACCGGTGGCACCGGGATGGCGGGCTCGGCGGTGGCGCGGCACCTGGTAAGCCGGTACGGGGTGCGGCATCTGGTGTTGGCCAGCCGCGCCGGCGAGCGCGCCGCGGGGGTGAAAGAGCTGGTGGCCGAGCTAGGCGCGGCCGGCGCTCGGGCGCTCGCGGTGGCTTGCGATGTGGCTGACCGTGGCGAGCTGGCGGGCCTGGTGGCAACATTGCCGGATCTCAGCGCGGTGTTCCATGCCCCGGGGATCGTGGACGATGCGGTGATCGCCTCGTTGACGCCGGAGCGTGTCGATACGGTGTTGCGGGCCAAGGCCGATGGAGCCTGGAACCTGCACGAGCTCACCAAGGAGCTGAATTTGTCGGCGTTCGTGATGTTTTCGTCGCTGTCGGGGATCGTGGGAGCGCCGGGGCAGGGCAACTACGCGGCGGCGAACGCGTTCTTGGATGGGCTGGCGGTGCATCGGCGCTCCCGGGGGTTGCCGGGGTTGTCGGTGGCGTGGGGATTGTGGGAGCAGGCGTCAGCAATGACGCGACATTTGGGGGAGCGGGATCGCGCCCGGATGACTCGGGTCGGGCTGGTGCCGTTGAGCATCGAGCACGCGATGGGATTCCTCGACGCCGCGCTGCTGGCCGATCGGGCGGTGTTGGTGGCCGCTCGGCTGGATCGCGCCGCGCTGGCCGCCACCGGCGCGGCAATCCCCCCGTTGTTTAGCGGGTTGAGCACCGGCCGGGCCCGCCGGGTTATTGCGGCGGCCGATGCCGCGGTCTCGATGTCGGGACTGGTTTACCGGCTGCTCGGGCTGACGCCAGAGCAGCGGCACCGCGAACTCACCGAGTTGGTGTGCACCAACGCCCTCGCCGTGCTGGGCAACGTCGGCACTCCAGATATGGACGCCCACAAAGCATTCCAAGACCTCGGATTCGATTCCCTGACCGCTGTAGAACTGCGCAACCGCCTGAAAACCGCGACCGGACTCACCCTCTCGCCAACCGTGATCTTCGACTACCCCACACCGGCCGCCCTGGCCCAACACCTAGACAGCGAACTGAGCTCCGCCCCGACACCCGTCAGCAAAGAGTCAAACCTATTGGCCCGCTTCAATGACGTCGCGCGTGAACTCGACACACTCGTCAACCAACCCGGCTGGACCCCCGAAGACAAAGCACACCTGAGCAAGCGGCTGCAGATTATCCTGACCGAGCTGACCGCCCCACCTCCCACCATCGAGCTAACGCCGGACGACGAGGACATCACAACCGCAACCGAAAGCCAACTCTTCGGCATCCTCGACGAAGAACTCGAACCCTAAAGTGTGATATCTGTTGCGACTGTGTTCGACGCGGTCGTAATCGGTAGCGGTCTTTCCGGGCTTACTGCTGCGCTATACCTTCAGCAATACGGAATGCAGACGCTGGTACTGGAACGCCGCACGGTACCGGGCGGGCTGTGCGGGACATTCACCCTCGATGGGTACGAGTTCGTCATCGGGTGCAACGACTTCGGCAGCGGCATGATGCGAACCCTCCAAGGGCTCGGTGTCGACGTTGAGTTCTTGACGCCCAAGGCCCGGTTCCAGCTCGGAGACCACGTCATCAACTTGCCGCCGGACCTGCCGACGATCGGGAAGCTGGTGCGGCGGATCCCGGGCATGGCAACGGTGCTATGGCAGGCACGTAGGAACCCACAACAAACCATTGGTCAGCTGGTCGATGAGCACCTTCGCGATCCACTGCTTGCCGACGCGGCCTGTCTACCCGTCACCGGGATGATGCGTTCCGTCGACGACGTGACGGTCGGCGAGATCGGGGAGAACTTCTCCAAGGAGCACGACTACGGCTATGAGAAGAGCTGCACCCCAGTCGGCGGCCCGGGCTCGATGGTCGACGGGATGGTCAGCCGTTTCGAGCAGCTCGGCGGCGAACTGCGCCTCGGTTGCGAATTCCTAGCAGTGGATAGGCAGGGCGACAACAAGCGCGTGCTGACCTCCGCCGGCCCCGTCTTGGCGCGGACGGTGTTGTCCAGTGAGGGCCGCTGGAAGCACTACCCGCCCGGCACCAAGCCCGGTATCGAGGTGGCGGTGCTCCTGCTGGCTGTCGACAAATCCTTTCCCTACCCGCGCGGCTATCACACCCTGGCCTGGTTTACGCCCGGAGTCGCCGACCAACTACGCCGTCTGGACGCCGGGTTGCCCGTGCCGAAGCCGAGTTTTCACATATTTCGGTCGGATTTACCCGAGCAACCGCGGCACTACACGATAAATGCATACATGCCGCTGCCACGCGGTGAACGGAATCCGTCTTTGCAGCGGCGAACGTCCCTCAGCGAACATGTAATCGAGACAATCGAAGCGAGCCTGCCTGGATTCCGGCGGGCGCTGATTTATCAGCGGTTCCTGTCACCGGCCGACTATGAAAGTCAACTTGGTCTGCGCTGCGCACCAAGTCCGTACGTGCCACCCAAAGGGTTTCAAAAGCTGCCCAGCTACGACGCCGAGCTAGATATGCATTTCCTCGGTACCTCGGTCGGCCCGCCGGGCGAACACGCCGGCGCCGCATCGCGATCTGGAAAGCTGGGCGCTGAACAGGCCATCCAGCGCCTCACGAACCAAATTCAGGCGAATTGACACATGTCACAGTTCCCGGTGCGATACTCCCTCCGCCACCTATTCAAGCCACGGGCGACCCGGGAGAACTTGTGTCGACAACAGCAGAGCGCTTGGCGATTCTTGACCAGGCCGTGACCGAGGCTGTCAGCAACGGTCTGGCCCATCTCGAGCCTGAGGACGATGCGTTCGGTGGGCGACTGATCACGTTCGACGGGCGTGGGCGCGTCAGCTTCGGGTCGTGTAGCTACCTCGGACTCGAGCTGGATCCGCGAATGCGAGAGGCGACCATCGACGCCGTCCGGCGCTACGGCACGCAGTTCTCGTCGTCGCGTGCCTACTTGCAGTCGCCGCAGTATTCCGAACTCGAGGCCCTGCTTGACCGGATGTTCGGCGGCCACGTGCTGGTGGCACCGACGACCACACTTGGCCACCTCGCGACGTTGCCCGCGATCGTGAGTGAGCGAGACGCGGTGCTGCTCGATCATCAGGTCCACGCCAGTGTCCAGATGGCGACCAACCAGTTACGGGTTTTGGGCGTCGACATAGATCTGATCCGTCACAACGATATGGAGCGACTCGATGCAATGATCGAGCGCGCCGTCAAGACGCACGACAAGGTTTGGTATTTCGCCGATGGCGTCTACTCGATGTTTGCCGACTTGGCGCCGTACGCGCAGCTGCGTGAGCTGCTGGACCGCCACCAGCGGCTGCATCTCTACATTGACGACTCGCACGGCGTCGGCTGGGCGGGAAAGTGCGGGCGGGGCCGGGCGCTTGACGCGCTCGGCGGCCATCCGCGCGTAGTGGCGGCCTGCTCGCTGAACAAGTCGTTCGCGGCCGCCGGCGGTGCGATCGTATTTCCGAACGCCGAACTCTACCGCAAGGTGCGAACGGTGGGCGGTCCGATGATTTTCTCCGGTCCGATTCAGCCGCCGCTGCTGGGCGCCGCAATTCAGTCGGCGAAGATCCACCTGTCAGACGAGCTGCCGCAGTTGCAGGCCGCACTGCGCGAGCGCGTCCAGTTGTTCAACCGCCTCGCCTATGACTTCGAAATCCCGCTTGCTACAAGCGAATTGACACCCATCCGCTACGTGCCGCTGGGGTTGCCAGCGGTCACCCGCGACGTGATCAAGAATGTGATTGCCGACGGCCTCTACGTCAACCCGGGCATGTTCCCGGCGGTCCCGATGAATCACTCGGGCGTGCGCGCGACGCTGACTACGCATCACACCTTCGACGACGTGCGTGCCCTGGTCACGTCGCTGGTTCGGCACGTGCCGGCGGCACTTGAGCGCGGGGGAGCCGCAGCACGACTGCGTCATGCCAAGGTCATGACCGGCCTGGAGCTGCGGATCGAACACCGCCGCCGCGCCGACGAGCTCGACGCGGCCGAGTGGGACGCGTTGCTGGGCGACCGCGGCACGTTCACTGTCGACGGGTTGCGCTTCCTCGAGCGAGTGTTCGGCCGCCCCGGCGAGCGGCCGGAAGACGGCTGGGAGTTCCATTACTACGTCGTCCGCGACCGTGCTGGCCGGCCGGTGCTGGCCACGTTCTTCACCGCGGCGCTGTGGAAGGACGACATGCTCGCGTCGGTGGAGGTATCTGAGCGGGTCGAGCAGCGGCGTGCCGAGGACCCGTACTACTTGACATCCACGCACTTTGCCATGGGTTCGCTGTTGACCGAGGGCGATCATCTGTTCCTGGATCGCGACGCCAACTGGCGGGGAGCGCTCGAATTGCTGTTTGCGGCCGTCTCGGAACACGCGTCCGCTGCCGGCGCGGGCACCATCGTGCTGCGCGACCTGGATGCGGCCGACCACGAACTGGCGGCGGCGATCCACGAGAGTGGCTACGTGCGGACTTCGCTGCCGGTGTCGGTGGTCTACGAGCGGGTCGAAAGCACTGACGACGAATGGATGGCGCGGCTCACCCAGAGGCAGCGCCGACACCAGCGGCGCCAGGTGCTCCCATTCGACGAAGCCTACGAAGTCGAGATTTTGCGCCGCGGCTCCCGCTCGGTCAGCGAGGCAGAACTGGACCATTTTTATGAGCTGTACCGTGCCGTCCAAGCGCGCGGGCGTGCCCTGAACGTGTTCCCGCTTCCGAGGCGCATCCTGCGCAAAATGCTCCAGCATGAGGCATGGGAGCTGATGGTGCTGCGGTTGCG is a genomic window containing:
- a CDS encoding type I polyketide synthase, with translation MAGSTKHVDYLKRLTADLRRTRRRLAELEAKLTEPVAVVGMGCRYPGGVDSPEALWEMVATGRDAVSDFPADRGWDVAGLFDPDPDAAGKMYTRRGEFLDDAGAFDAGFFGIGPSETLAMDPQQRLMLEVSWEALERAGIDPTTLRGSATGVFAGVIHAGYGGQVQGELEGYGLTGSTLSVASGRVAYVLGLEGPAVSVDTACSSSLVALHLAAQSLRSGECDLALAGGVTVMATPAAFVEFSRQRALAPDGRCKAYAGGADGTAWSEGAGVLVLERLVDAQRSGHPVLAVVRGSAVNQDGASNGLTAPNGPSQQRVIRAALASACLGAGDVDVVEGHGTGTRLGDPIEAQALLATYGRDRPADRPLWLGSIKSNIGHTSAAAGVAGVIKMVQAMRHGVLPKTLHVDVPTPHVDWSAGAVSLLTESRPWPVADRPRRAGVSSFGISGTNAHVILEQAQPESTVAQLDNALSVVPWILSARSVPALTGQATRLLALVQSDEALDPMDVGWSLVNTRAAFEHRAVLLGNGRATLLKGLSELAAGEPGARVIVGRARPVGKTAFVFPGQGAQWLGMGEQLYAELPIFTQEFDAVAEALDPHLRLPLRKVLWESDDALLTSTEFAQPALFAVEVALAKLLQCWGINPDLMIGHSVGEIAAAHVAGVLSLPDAARLVAARGRLMGDLPAGGAMVAVTAGEDEVLPFLVDGVDLAAVNAPDAVVISGSEASVGGVADWFSRQGRRAYRLTVSHAFHSSLMEPMLEEFARIAAGVAVSDPQIPLVSNVTGQLAGAGYGSGRYWVEHVRHPVRFADGVRSLESVGATAFVEVGPGGGLAALIERSVSSAEPVSVPALRRDHRELESVFDAAARLFATGVAVDWPKIYAGRGRRVDLPTYAFERQRYWLPVGSTALGDISGMGLAGAQHGLLGAVVEQPDSGGVVLTGRLSTGDQRWLAEHAVGGVVLLAGAAFVELALRAADEVGCGVVEELTVVAPLALPAVGGVRLQVVVGALDDSGQRAVSVYSRAAESDSEWVLHAQGVLGVTPVAPSAGLSFWPPAGAAAVDIDGAYDRLAGRGYEYGPAFRGLTAMWQRDSEVFAEVAVPAGADVTTAGFGIHPVVLDSALHALGMVDKQESTMLPFSWQGVSLHAAGASRVRVRIAPAGDGAVSVELADAAGGPVLSVQALVMRAVSAQQLSTVVAGADAASRGLLEVVWSPVSSAGNDLGTDAEVFELGPAEGTVESVHSAVHRVLEALQSWLAEERAGLLVVLTRRAVGIAGDDGTDLGGAAVWGLVRSAQAEHPDRVVLVDSDDSLNVRDVIGCGEPQLVIRAGKAYAARLRPLSQPPVLRVPDDQWRLVAGGGGTLEDLALVPSPAAELAPGQVRVAVQAMGVNFRDVLVALGMYPGAAELGAEGAGVVTEVGSGVATLTVGEPVMGLLGLAGSEAVVDARLVTRVPTGWRLTEAAGTPVVFLTAYYALRVLADVRSGESVLVHAAAGGVGMAAVQLARLWGLEVFATASRGKWDTLRAMGFDDTHIADSRTLAFEDKFLLATQGRGVDVVLNSLAGEFNDASLRLLRRGGRFIEMGKTDIRDPQVIAQAHRGVVYRAFDLMEAGPQRIEQMLAELVALFKAGSLHRLPVRSWDVRYAPEAYRFLSQARHVGKVVLTMPDAWAAGTVLITGGTGMAGSAVARHLVSRYGVRHLVLASRAGERAAGVKELVAELGAAGARALAVACDVADRGELAGLVATLPDLSAVFHAPGIVDDAVIASLTPERVDTVLRAKADGAWNLHELTKELNLSAFVMFSSLSGIVGAPGQGNYAAANAFLDGLAVHRRSRGLPGLSVAWGLWEQASAMTRHLGERDRARMTRVGLVPLSIEHAMGFLDAALLADRAVLVAARLDRAALAATGAAIPPLFSGLSTGRARRVIAAADAAVSMSGLVYRLLGLTPEQRHRELTELVCTNALAVLGNVGTPDMDAHKAFQDLGFDSLTAVELRNRLKTATGLTLSPTVIFDYPTPAALAQHLDSELSSAPTPVSKESNLLARFNDVARELDTLVNQPGWTPEDKAHLSKRLQIILTELTAPPPTIELTPDDEDITTATESQLFGILDEELEP
- a CDS encoding phytoene desaturase family protein, which encodes MFDAVVIGSGLSGLTAALYLQQYGMQTLVLERRTVPGGLCGTFTLDGYEFVIGCNDFGSGMMRTLQGLGVDVEFLTPKARFQLGDHVINLPPDLPTIGKLVRRIPGMATVLWQARRNPQQTIGQLVDEHLRDPLLADAACLPVTGMMRSVDDVTVGEIGENFSKEHDYGYEKSCTPVGGPGSMVDGMVSRFEQLGGELRLGCEFLAVDRQGDNKRVLTSAGPVLARTVLSSEGRWKHYPPGTKPGIEVAVLLLAVDKSFPYPRGYHTLAWFTPGVADQLRRLDAGLPVPKPSFHIFRSDLPEQPRHYTINAYMPLPRGERNPSLQRRTSLSEHVIETIEASLPGFRRALIYQRFLSPADYESQLGLRCAPSPYVPPKGFQKLPSYDAELDMHFLGTSVGPPGEHAGAASRSGKLGAEQAIQRLTNQIQAN
- a CDS encoding aminotransferase class I/II-fold pyridoxal phosphate-dependent enzyme is translated as MREATIDAVRRYGTQFSSSRAYLQSPQYSELEALLDRMFGGHVLVAPTTTLGHLATLPAIVSERDAVLLDHQVHASVQMATNQLRVLGVDIDLIRHNDMERLDAMIERAVKTHDKVWYFADGVYSMFADLAPYAQLRELLDRHQRLHLYIDDSHGVGWAGKCGRGRALDALGGHPRVVAACSLNKSFAAAGGAIVFPNAELYRKVRTVGGPMIFSGPIQPPLLGAAIQSAKIHLSDELPQLQAALRERVQLFNRLAYDFEIPLATSELTPIRYVPLGLPAVTRDVIKNVIADGLYVNPGMFPAVPMNHSGVRATLTTHHTFDDVRALVTSLVRHVPAALERGGAAARLRHAKVMTGLELRIEHRRRADELDAAEWDALLGDRGTFTVDGLRFLERVFGRPGERPEDGWEFHYYVVRDRAGRPVLATFFTAALWKDDMLASVEVSERVEQRRAEDPYYLTSTHFAMGSLLTEGDHLFLDRDANWRGALELLFAAVSEHASAAGAGTIVLRDLDAADHELAAAIHESGYVRTSLPVSVVYERVESTDDEWMARLTQRQRRHQRRQVLPFDEAYEVEILRRGSRSVSEAELDHFYELYRAVQARGRALNVFPLPRRILRKMLQHEAWELMVLRLRETGEVVSFGALFVGARHYAPMVIGLDYRYVASHGLYRQMLRRALLRARELGVQRVLFGMGATLEKKRFGGRGEERVAFAQASDHYAAEVLAGLAADSRGA